A part of Citrifermentans bremense genomic DNA contains:
- a CDS encoding NAD(P)H-hydrate dehydratase produces MKVVTGQVMQSMDKRAIGEFGVPGVALMERAGCACADAISQRFGDGAGRKAVIVAGKGNNGGDGFVISRILSQRGWEALVLLLAAPQAVTGDAAVNLERLDSGVVTSLPQGLAGQEELIKSATVVVDALLGTGINSEVGGIYGEAIDVVNACGVPVVAVDIPSGIDAGSGRVLGRAVRADLTVSFALAKLGNVLYPGAELGGRLVVADIGMPQAVVDEAPGCEFMDRESARAIIRPRSVIAHKGSNGHCLVIAGSVGKTGAAAMAAQSALRAGAGLVSLAVPAALNPVLESKTTEAMTIPIGPEDKWHFLAGALGELLSVAKGKDAVALGPGLGTAPSTVYLVHSLLTALDAPLVIDADGLNAVAVAPELLLRRRGRVTLLTPHPGEMARLMGVSVPEVEADRIGCARDFATRFQVYLVLKGARSIVAGPDGTIAINGSGNPGMATGGMGDVLTGVIAALLGQGYHPFAAARLGVFLHGYAADLMAEETGTRGMVATDVQEALPRALQRLTVAEGGAAGTSIN; encoded by the coding sequence ATGAAGGTGGTCACGGGACAAGTGATGCAGTCGATGGACAAAAGGGCCATCGGGGAGTTCGGGGTCCCGGGGGTCGCGCTCATGGAGCGCGCGGGCTGCGCCTGCGCCGACGCCATCTCGCAGCGCTTCGGAGACGGGGCGGGGAGAAAGGCGGTCATCGTCGCCGGCAAGGGGAACAACGGCGGCGACGGCTTCGTCATCTCCAGGATCCTCTCGCAGAGGGGGTGGGAGGCTCTGGTGCTGCTTTTGGCCGCGCCGCAAGCCGTGACCGGGGACGCCGCCGTGAACCTGGAGCGCCTGGATTCAGGCGTCGTGACCTCGCTGCCGCAGGGGCTCGCCGGGCAGGAGGAACTTATCAAAAGCGCCACCGTCGTCGTCGACGCGCTCCTTGGAACCGGCATCAACAGCGAGGTCGGGGGGATCTACGGGGAGGCGATCGACGTCGTCAACGCCTGCGGGGTTCCGGTCGTCGCGGTGGACATACCCTCCGGGATCGATGCCGGCAGCGGCCGGGTGCTGGGGCGGGCGGTGCGCGCCGACCTCACGGTGAGCTTCGCCCTGGCGAAGCTTGGGAACGTGCTTTATCCGGGGGCGGAGCTGGGCGGGCGCCTGGTGGTGGCCGACATCGGCATGCCGCAGGCGGTAGTCGACGAGGCGCCCGGATGCGAGTTCATGGACCGCGAGAGCGCCCGGGCGATAATTCGGCCCCGCAGCGTAATCGCCCACAAGGGGAGCAACGGGCACTGCCTCGTCATCGCCGGTAGCGTCGGGAAGACGGGAGCCGCGGCCATGGCGGCCCAGAGCGCCTTGCGGGCCGGGGCGGGGCTGGTGAGCCTCGCGGTCCCGGCGGCGCTGAACCCTGTGCTGGAGTCGAAGACAACCGAGGCCATGACCATCCCCATCGGGCCCGAAGATAAGTGGCATTTCCTGGCGGGAGCGCTGGGCGAGCTCTTATCCGTCGCCAAGGGGAAGGACGCGGTGGCGCTGGGGCCTGGGCTTGGGACCGCCCCTTCCACGGTTTACCTGGTGCATTCACTCCTCACCGCGCTGGATGCGCCGCTGGTGATCGACGCCGACGGGCTCAACGCTGTGGCCGTAGCGCCGGAGCTTCTCTTGCGCAGAAGGGGGAGGGTGACGCTGCTGACGCCGCACCCGGGGGAGATGGCCAGGCTCATGGGTGTCTCCGTGCCGGAGGTCGAGGCGGACCGCATCGGCTGCGCCCGCGACTTCGCCACCCGGTTCCAGGTCTACCTGGTACTCAAGGGAGCCCGCAGCATCGTGGCGGGGCCAGACGGAACCATCGCCATCAACGGCAGCGGCAACCCCGGCATGGCGACCGGGGGGATGGGGGACGTCCTGACCGGCGTCATCGCCGCCCTTCTGGGGCAGGGGTACCACCCCTTTGCCGCCGCGAGGCTCGGGGTTTTCCTGCATGGGTACGCGGCGGACCTGATGGCGGAGGAAACAGGGACGCGCGGCATGGTCGCAACCGACGTCCAGGAGGCCCTCCCCAGGGCGCTGCAGCGGCTTACAGTCGCGGAGGGCGGCGCGGCCGGAACATCGATCAACTGA
- the xseA gene encoding exodeoxyribonuclease VII large subunit, with product MQLFKERRVLTVSALTALVRGLLEENFEQVWVEGEISNLACPQSGHCYFTLKDAGAQIRCVMFRGAFRSLKFTPRDGMRILTRGRITLFEPRGEYQLVADYLEPQGIGGLQMAFIQLKEKLAKEGLFSELHKREIPKLPRRIGVVTSPTGAAIRDILTVLNRRFTNVELLISPVRVQGEGAAREIAGAIDDLNRVGNIDVMIVGRGGGSLEDLWAFNEEVVARAIHRSKIPVISAVGHETDFTIADFVADLRAATPSAAAELVVASKKELTAEVEALTHRLHVSQQRRLERSRALVTALSRAVTDPSRVLGHLAQRVDSLDARLVREAGLILDDASERIVTLTARLSRQTPALTLQRSSERLSNLSLRLDHAIARRLACAAESVGLATGTLNAVSPLATLSRGYSITRKLPARSVVTSSRQLAPGDRVELSFAAGSALCTVEQSHGESESLTAPPRSV from the coding sequence GTGCAGCTTTTCAAGGAGCGGCGGGTACTCACAGTGAGCGCGCTCACGGCGCTGGTGCGCGGGCTTTTGGAGGAGAACTTCGAGCAGGTATGGGTCGAGGGTGAGATCTCCAACCTCGCCTGCCCGCAGTCCGGGCACTGCTACTTCACCTTGAAGGATGCCGGCGCCCAGATCCGCTGCGTCATGTTCCGCGGCGCCTTCCGCTCCCTCAAGTTCACCCCCAGAGACGGCATGCGCATCCTAACCCGCGGCAGGATCACCCTCTTCGAGCCGCGCGGCGAATACCAGCTCGTGGCCGACTACCTGGAGCCGCAGGGGATAGGCGGGCTGCAGATGGCCTTCATCCAGCTCAAGGAGAAGCTTGCCAAGGAGGGGCTTTTCTCCGAGCTGCACAAGAGGGAGATCCCGAAGCTGCCGCGCCGCATCGGTGTGGTCACCTCCCCCACCGGCGCCGCCATCAGGGACATCCTCACCGTTTTAAACCGCCGCTTCACCAACGTCGAGCTCCTCATCTCGCCGGTCCGGGTGCAGGGGGAGGGGGCGGCGCGCGAGATCGCCGGCGCCATCGACGACCTGAACCGGGTGGGGAATATCGACGTCATGATCGTCGGCCGCGGCGGGGGCTCGCTGGAGGACCTCTGGGCCTTCAACGAGGAGGTGGTCGCCCGCGCCATCCACCGCTCCAAGATCCCCGTGATCTCGGCGGTCGGGCACGAGACCGACTTCACCATCGCGGATTTCGTCGCCGACCTGAGGGCCGCCACGCCGTCGGCCGCGGCGGAGCTCGTGGTAGCCAGCAAGAAGGAGCTGACTGCGGAGGTGGAGGCACTGACCCACAGACTCCATGTCTCGCAGCAGCGCCGCCTGGAGCGCTCGCGCGCCCTGGTGACCGCGTTGAGCCGGGCCGTCACCGACCCGAGCCGTGTGCTCGGGCACCTGGCGCAGCGGGTCGACTCGCTCGACGCCCGGCTGGTGCGCGAGGCGGGGCTCATCCTTGACGACGCCTCCGAGAGGATAGTGACGCTCACCGCGAGGCTGTCGCGGCAAACCCCTGCGCTCACGCTGCAGAGAAGCTCCGAGCGGCTTTCCAATCTTTCGCTGCGCCTGGACCACGCCATCGCCCGGCGGCTTGCCTGCGCCGCGGAGAGCGTGGGGCTTGCCACCGGCACCCTGAACGCCGTTTCCCCCCTGGCCACCCTCTCCCGGGGGTACAGCATCACCAGGAAACTTCCCGCCCGCTCGGTAGTGACCAGCAGCCGCCAGCTGGCCCCCGGCGACCGGGTGGAATTGAGCTTTGCCGCGGGTTCCGCGCTTTGCACCGTGGAGCAGTCGCACGGGGAGAGTGAGTCCTTGACGGCACCCCCACGATCGGTATAA
- the tsaE gene encoding tRNA (adenosine(37)-N6)-threonylcarbamoyltransferase complex ATPase subunit type 1 TsaE, with amino-acid sequence MPTVETNSCEETVELGARLGRLLEPGDFVALVGELGAGKTQFAKGIALGLEVDRETPVTSPTYTILNVYQGRIPLYHFDLYRLQGADEVIDLGFEEYFSGDGACVVEWAERLEDEVPKEILTVNLSHRGEGRSVSFHAKGARPNVILKSLFPS; translated from the coding sequence ATGCCGACAGTCGAGACCAACAGCTGCGAGGAAACGGTGGAGTTGGGGGCGAGGCTCGGCAGGCTCCTTGAGCCGGGCGATTTCGTCGCCCTGGTGGGGGAGCTTGGGGCGGGGAAGACCCAGTTCGCCAAGGGGATCGCCCTGGGGCTCGAGGTGGACCGGGAGACCCCGGTGACAAGCCCCACCTACACCATACTTAACGTCTACCAGGGGAGGATCCCCCTGTACCACTTCGACCTGTACCGCCTCCAGGGTGCGGACGAGGTGATCGACCTCGGTTTCGAGGAGTACTTCTCCGGCGACGGGGCCTGCGTGGTCGAGTGGGCCGAGCGCCTGGAAGACGAGGTCCCGAAGGAGATCCTCACCGTCAACCTGAGCCACCGGGGGGAGGGGCGCTCCGTGTCATTCCACGCCAAAGGGGCGCGCCCTAACGTCATTTTGAAGTCCCTGTTCCCCTCCTGA
- a CDS encoding aspartate kinase, with the protein MALVVQKYGGTSMGSVERIRNVAKRVAKTYDAGNDMVVVVSAMSGETNKLVALANEVCEFPDNREYDVLVAAGEQVSIALLAMCLKSMGYKAKSYLGFQVPIVTDSAYAKARIEKIDDTKMRSDLKEGTILIVAGFQGVDETGSVTTLGRGGSDTSAVALAAALKADVCEIFTDVDGVYTTDPNICKDAKKIERISYEEMLELASLGAKVLQIRSVEFASKYNVDVHVRSSFNENLGTMVTKEDKDMEAVLVSGIAYAKDEVKIAVMQVPDKPGIAAQILSPLSDANISVDMIVQNVSEAGSTDFTFTVPQAEFKKALAITQETAQAINAKEVLSDENVSKVSIVGLGMRSHAGVATTMFKALAAEGINIQMISTSEIKISVVVDAKYTELAVRVLHDVFGLSK; encoded by the coding sequence ATGGCTTTGGTGGTCCAAAAGTACGGCGGCACCTCGATGGGTTCCGTCGAACGAATTCGCAACGTCGCCAAGAGGGTGGCGAAAACCTACGATGCCGGCAACGACATGGTGGTGGTCGTCTCCGCTATGTCTGGCGAAACTAACAAGCTGGTGGCGCTTGCCAACGAAGTCTGCGAATTCCCGGACAACCGCGAATACGATGTCCTGGTTGCAGCAGGCGAGCAGGTTTCCATCGCATTGCTGGCCATGTGCCTCAAATCGATGGGTTACAAGGCTAAATCCTACCTGGGTTTCCAGGTTCCCATCGTGACCGATAGCGCCTACGCCAAGGCGCGCATCGAAAAGATCGACGATACCAAGATGCGCAGCGACTTGAAGGAGGGGACCATCCTCATCGTGGCCGGTTTCCAGGGCGTGGACGAGACCGGAAGCGTCACCACACTCGGGCGCGGCGGCTCGGACACCTCGGCGGTTGCCCTCGCGGCGGCGCTCAAAGCGGACGTCTGCGAGATTTTCACCGACGTTGACGGCGTCTACACCACGGATCCGAACATCTGCAAGGACGCCAAGAAGATCGAACGCATCTCCTACGAGGAGATGCTGGAGCTGGCAAGCCTGGGAGCCAAGGTGCTCCAGATCCGCTCCGTCGAATTCGCCAGCAAGTACAACGTCGACGTCCATGTCCGCTCTAGCTTTAACGAAAATCTCGGAACCATGGTTACCAAGGAGGATAAAGATATGGAAGCAGTACTCGTCTCGGGTATCGCCTATGCCAAGGATGAAGTGAAAATAGCAGTCATGCAGGTCCCGGACAAGCCGGGGATCGCAGCCCAGATCCTGTCGCCGCTCTCCGATGCCAATATCTCCGTGGACATGATCGTTCAGAACGTGAGCGAGGCCGGTTCCACCGACTTCACCTTCACCGTGCCCCAGGCCGAATTCAAGAAGGCGCTTGCCATCACCCAGGAGACCGCGCAGGCGATCAACGCCAAGGAAGTCCTCTCCGACGAGAACGTGAGCAAGGTCTCCATCGTCGGCCTCGGCATGAGAAGCCACGCAGGGGTCGCCACCACGATGTTCAAGGCGCTCGCCGCCGAAGGGATCAACATCCAGATGATCTCCACCTCCGAGATCAAGATCTCCGTGGTAGTCGATGCCAAGTACACCGAGCTCGCCGTAAGGGTGCTGCACGACGTCTTCGGCCTTTCGAAATAA
- a CDS encoding exodeoxyribonuclease VII small subunit has translation MAVEKFETALKKLEDVVKKLEGGELSLEESLKAFEEGVKFSAFCSKKLNEAERRVETLIKQRDGSFVTKPFEEEE, from the coding sequence ATGGCAGTGGAGAAGTTCGAGACCGCGTTGAAAAAGCTCGAGGACGTGGTGAAGAAGCTTGAAGGTGGCGAGCTTTCCCTGGAGGAGTCCCTGAAGGCGTTCGAGGAGGGGGTGAAGTTTTCCGCCTTCTGCAGCAAGAAGCTGAACGAGGCCGAGCGGCGGGTCGAGACGCTCATCAAGCAGCGCGACGGCAGCTTCGTCACCAAGCCGTTCGAGGAAGAGGAATAA
- the dxs gene encoding 1-deoxy-D-xylulose-5-phosphate synthase, translating into MPSILEGIKEPGQLKSLSLRELETLAEELRERIVETCAANGGHVAPSLGVIELTIALHRVFDSPKDKIIWDVGHQAYAHKLLTGRNERFGTLRKLGGISGFPKRAESPHDCFDVGHSSTSISAGVGFAVARDLKGERNKVLTVIGDGSMTGGLALEGLNHAGELNKDLVVILNDNEMSISENVGALSNLLSRTITSEYVHRAKKDLEAFLEGVPMFGKSVLKVAKRAEESLKTLFTPGMLFEAFGFEYIGPIDGHDIGKLVETLENVKRFDDAVLIHVLTKKGKGYPPAEAYPSLFHGVGPFDAKTGRVHKAKGGPASYTGVFGETLKRLAHDNEKIVAITAAMPDGTGLTPFAREFPERFFDVGIAEQHAVTFAAGLAAEGFRPVVALYSSFLQRGFDQLCHDVCLQDLPVVFAIDRAGVVGNDGPTHHGVFDLSYLRQLPGLTVMAPKDENELQHMLFTALSLDGPSAVRYPRGSGLGVPMDQILEPLALGKGELLREGKDGAILAVGNMVHPAQQAAAALALEGVDLAVMNVRFVKPLDRDLILSLAATGFLVTAEENVLQGGFGTSILELLEQCGVTGVRVLRLGYPDSFVEQGEQAELKAAYGLDATGIARSIRKARGQAQQESVLEPADGADGVDLPCQP; encoded by the coding sequence ATGCCGTCCATCCTGGAAGGGATTAAAGAGCCGGGGCAGCTGAAATCGCTCTCGCTGCGGGAGCTGGAAACGCTGGCAGAGGAACTCCGCGAGCGGATCGTCGAGACCTGCGCCGCCAACGGCGGTCACGTGGCTCCGAGCCTTGGCGTCATCGAGCTCACCATCGCCCTGCACCGTGTTTTCGACTCCCCCAAGGACAAGATCATCTGGGATGTCGGGCACCAGGCCTACGCCCACAAGCTTTTGACCGGCAGGAACGAGCGCTTCGGCACGCTGCGGAAGCTCGGGGGGATCAGCGGCTTCCCCAAGCGGGCCGAGTCGCCCCACGACTGCTTCGACGTAGGGCACTCCTCCACCTCCATCTCAGCCGGGGTGGGGTTTGCCGTTGCGCGCGACCTGAAGGGGGAGCGCAACAAGGTCTTGACCGTGATCGGGGACGGCTCCATGACCGGCGGCCTGGCGCTGGAGGGGCTGAACCACGCGGGCGAGCTGAACAAGGACCTGGTGGTGATCCTGAACGACAACGAGATGTCCATCTCGGAGAACGTCGGCGCCCTCTCCAATCTCCTCTCCCGCACCATAACCAGCGAGTACGTGCACCGGGCCAAGAAGGACCTGGAGGCTTTCCTCGAGGGGGTGCCGATGTTCGGCAAGTCGGTCCTGAAGGTAGCCAAGAGGGCCGAGGAGTCGCTGAAGACCCTCTTCACCCCCGGGATGCTCTTCGAGGCGTTCGGCTTCGAGTACATTGGCCCCATCGACGGGCATGACATAGGGAAGCTGGTGGAGACCCTGGAGAACGTGAAGCGTTTCGACGACGCGGTGCTGATCCACGTGCTCACCAAGAAAGGGAAGGGGTACCCCCCCGCGGAGGCGTACCCGTCTCTGTTCCACGGCGTGGGGCCGTTCGACGCCAAGACCGGCAGGGTGCACAAGGCCAAAGGCGGCCCAGCCTCCTACACCGGGGTCTTCGGCGAAACGCTCAAGAGGCTCGCGCACGACAACGAGAAGATCGTCGCCATCACCGCCGCCATGCCCGATGGCACCGGGCTCACCCCGTTCGCCAGGGAGTTCCCCGAGCGCTTCTTCGACGTGGGGATCGCCGAGCAGCACGCCGTCACCTTCGCGGCGGGGCTTGCCGCGGAAGGGTTCCGCCCGGTGGTGGCGCTTTATTCCTCCTTCCTGCAGCGCGGCTTTGACCAGCTCTGCCACGACGTCTGCCTGCAGGATCTCCCGGTCGTCTTCGCCATCGACCGTGCCGGCGTGGTCGGCAACGACGGCCCGACCCACCACGGCGTCTTCGACCTCTCCTACCTGCGTCAGCTTCCCGGGCTCACCGTGATGGCGCCCAAAGACGAGAACGAGCTGCAGCACATGCTCTTCACCGCACTCTCGCTCGACGGCCCCTCGGCGGTCCGTTACCCGCGCGGCAGCGGTCTTGGCGTCCCGATGGACCAGATCCTGGAGCCGCTTGCCTTAGGGAAGGGGGAACTGCTCAGGGAAGGAAAAGACGGCGCCATACTGGCCGTCGGTAACATGGTGCACCCCGCCCAGCAGGCAGCAGCGGCGCTCGCCCTCGAAGGGGTGGACCTCGCCGTGATGAACGTTCGTTTCGTCAAACCCTTGGACCGCGACCTGATCCTCTCCCTGGCGGCTACCGGCTTCCTGGTTACCGCCGAGGAAAACGTGCTTCAGGGGGGCTTCGGGACCTCGATCCTGGAACTCCTGGAGCAATGCGGCGTCACCGGCGTCCGCGTGCTCCGCCTGGGGTACCCCGACAGTTTCGTCGAGCAGGGGGAACAGGCCGAGCTCAAGGCTGCCTACGGCCTAGATGCCACCGGGATTGCCCGGAGCATCCGCAAGGCGAGGGGGCAGGCGCAGCAGGAGTCGGTTCTGGAACCGGCGGATGGAGCCGATGGCGTCGATCTGCCGTGCCAACCATGA
- a CDS encoding peptidase MA family metallohydrolase, whose protein sequence is MKKLSFLLFILILTFAATAVAGDPVSYAAKARQLIERGEYEQALDELKRASSLFPYEQSLKTNLALTYTEIAKRDMSAGRYAKAARYLAEARELLPENMELRLLRGVALYLDKDYQTAAGEFLEAGDGVEPLVYLGKISYDTGDLQGALSYWRRARELEPGNSMLAALIAKAERELPVESRMDKGFSSMFDLSFDAELPPGLSAEVLDALESAYNSVGADLGLFPTARIPVLLYTKRDYSSVTAGPDWSGGLYDGKIRLPIGGITRMTPQLRAVIFHEFTHVLIAEITHGNIPTWLNEGLAEIEGRKEFVHPGRNPNLVDASHQLPLVTLSGPFTSMDGQEARLAYQQSHSMAQFMVNRYGWYAVQNLLKNLGERASMEKAVARALSDWSLDLPGILREWHESLPASGAKAE, encoded by the coding sequence ATGAAGAAGCTTTCTTTCCTCCTCTTCATCCTCATCCTGACGTTCGCAGCAACGGCGGTCGCCGGGGATCCCGTGAGCTACGCAGCGAAGGCCCGGCAGCTGATCGAACGCGGCGAGTACGAGCAGGCGCTCGACGAGCTGAAGAGGGCCTCCTCGCTCTTTCCCTACGAGCAGTCGCTCAAGACCAACCTGGCCCTGACCTACACCGAGATCGCCAAACGCGACATGAGCGCGGGGCGCTATGCCAAGGCGGCCCGCTACCTTGCCGAGGCGCGGGAGCTCTTGCCGGAGAACATGGAGCTGCGGCTTCTGCGGGGCGTCGCGCTCTACCTGGACAAGGATTACCAGACCGCGGCAGGCGAGTTCCTGGAGGCCGGTGACGGCGTCGAGCCGCTCGTCTACCTGGGGAAGATCAGCTATGACACCGGCGATCTGCAGGGGGCGCTTTCTTATTGGCGCCGCGCCCGCGAACTGGAGCCTGGAAACAGCATGCTGGCGGCCCTGATCGCGAAGGCGGAACGGGAGCTTCCGGTGGAGTCGCGCATGGACAAGGGGTTCAGCTCCATGTTCGACCTGAGCTTCGACGCGGAGCTCCCCCCGGGGCTCTCCGCCGAGGTGCTGGACGCCCTGGAGAGCGCCTACAACTCGGTGGGCGCCGACCTGGGGCTTTTTCCGACCGCGCGCATTCCGGTGCTTCTCTACACCAAGCGCGACTACAGCAGCGTCACCGCAGGCCCGGACTGGTCCGGAGGGCTCTACGACGGCAAGATCCGGCTCCCCATAGGGGGGATCACCAGAATGACCCCGCAACTGCGCGCCGTCATCTTCCACGAGTTCACCCACGTGCTGATCGCCGAGATCACCCACGGCAACATCCCCACCTGGCTCAACGAGGGGCTGGCCGAGATCGAGGGGCGCAAGGAGTTCGTCCACCCCGGCCGCAACCCGAACCTGGTCGACGCCTCGCACCAGCTGCCGCTGGTAACCCTCTCCGGCCCCTTCACCTCGATGGACGGGCAAGAGGCTCGGCTTGCCTACCAGCAGAGCCATTCCATGGCCCAGTTCATGGTGAATCGCTACGGCTGGTACGCCGTGCAGAACCTGCTCAAGAACCTTGGTGAGAGGGCGAGCATGGAGAAGGCGGTGGCGCGGGCCCTCTCGGACTGGTCGCTCGACCTGCCGGGGATCCTGCGAGAATGGCATGAATCGCTTCCCGCATCCGGCGCGAAGGCTGAGTGA
- a CDS encoding CBS domain-containing protein: protein MLKAKDIMTKDVITVRRDTTVRDLAQLFAQHRISTVPVVDEEGLLVGIVSESDLIEQDKNLHIPTVVSIFDWVIYLESDKRFEKELQKMTAQTVGEIYAEEVFSVAPEAPVSEVADIMTSKRIQAVPVVEGRRVVGIIGRIDMVKTMIG from the coding sequence ATGCTCAAAGCAAAAGACATAATGACCAAAGACGTCATCACCGTGCGCCGCGACACCACCGTAAGGGACCTGGCCCAGCTTTTCGCCCAGCACCGCATCTCTACGGTGCCGGTGGTTGACGAAGAAGGGCTCCTGGTAGGGATCGTCTCGGAGAGCGACCTGATCGAGCAGGACAAGAACCTGCACATCCCGACCGTGGTCTCCATCTTCGACTGGGTCATCTACCTGGAAAGCGACAAGCGCTTCGAGAAGGAGCTGCAGAAGATGACGGCCCAGACCGTCGGGGAGATCTATGCGGAAGAGGTCTTCAGCGTGGCGCCCGAGGCGCCGGTCTCGGAGGTCGCCGACATCATGACCAGCAAGCGGATCCAGGCGGTGCCTGTCGTGGAGGGACGTCGCGTGGTCGGCATCATCGGCCGCATCGACATGGTCAAGACCATGATCGGGTAG
- a CDS encoding holo-[acyl-carrier-protein] synthase → MIYGTGVDIVEIARFEKFLQQGNDALFDRIFTPFEIQYCSGKKQSAQHYALRFAAKESFLKALGTGLRDGISWKDMEVVNDQLGKPELKLYRRAEELFRQAGLTSCFLSLSHDAGCAVAMVVLER, encoded by the coding sequence GTGATTTACGGCACTGGCGTTGACATAGTTGAGATCGCGAGGTTCGAGAAGTTCCTGCAACAGGGTAACGACGCCCTCTTTGACAGGATCTTCACCCCCTTCGAGATCCAGTACTGCTCGGGAAAGAAACAGAGCGCGCAGCATTACGCGCTCCGCTTCGCGGCGAAGGAGTCCTTCCTGAAAGCACTGGGGACCGGCCTGCGCGACGGCATCAGCTGGAAGGACATGGAAGTGGTCAACGACCAGCTGGGGAAACCCGAGCTCAAGCTTTACCGGCGGGCCGAGGAGTTGTTCCGGCAGGCAGGGCTGACTTCCTGTTTCCTGTCGCTGTCGCACGACGCCGGATGCGCCGTCGCCATGGTGGTACTGGAGCGCTAG
- a CDS encoding polyprenyl synthetase family protein: MDLKQYLKQKCELVDQALERFLPNGKELPASLHGSMRYSVFAGGKRVRPVLMLAACEAVGGELKPALPAACAMEMIHTYSLIHDDLPAMDNDDFRRGNPTNHKVYGEATAILAGDALLTEAFILLSCNGEGVDPAARLRVIHEIAHASGSRGMVGGQMVDMESEGKHDIDMATLSYIHTHKTGALIRASVRAGAILGGASEEAFDALTRYADAIGLAFQIADDVLDVEGTTEELGKDAGSDQARGKATYPALVGLEASKLRAEELVQIALAALEPFDERAEPLRAIASYIVKRKS; encoded by the coding sequence ATGGATCTGAAGCAATATCTGAAGCAGAAGTGCGAGTTGGTCGACCAGGCGCTGGAGCGCTTTCTCCCTAACGGGAAGGAGCTCCCGGCATCCTTGCACGGTTCCATGCGCTACTCGGTGTTCGCCGGAGGCAAAAGGGTGCGGCCGGTGCTTATGCTCGCCGCCTGCGAGGCGGTGGGAGGGGAGCTGAAACCGGCGCTGCCCGCTGCCTGCGCCATGGAGATGATCCACACCTACTCCCTCATCCACGACGACCTCCCCGCCATGGACAACGACGACTTCCGGCGCGGGAACCCGACGAACCACAAGGTGTACGGCGAGGCGACCGCCATCCTCGCCGGCGACGCGCTCTTAACCGAGGCCTTCATCCTCCTCTCCTGCAACGGCGAGGGGGTGGATCCGGCGGCGCGCCTTCGGGTGATCCACGAGATAGCGCACGCCTCCGGCTCCCGCGGGATGGTCGGCGGGCAGATGGTCGACATGGAGAGCGAGGGAAAACACGACATCGACATGGCGACCCTCTCCTATATACATACCCACAAGACCGGTGCCCTGATCCGGGCTTCGGTTCGCGCCGGCGCCATCCTCGGTGGTGCGAGCGAGGAGGCCTTCGACGCGCTCACCCGTTACGCCGACGCCATCGGCCTCGCCTTCCAGATAGCGGATGACGTGCTCGACGTGGAGGGGACCACCGAGGAGCTTGGGAAGGACGCGGGTAGCGACCAGGCACGCGGCAAGGCGACTTACCCGGCGCTGGTCGGGTTGGAGGCGTCCAAGCTGCGCGCCGAAGAACTGGTGCAGATCGCTCTTGCCGCGCTGGAGCCGTTCGACGAGCGGGCGGAGCCTTTGCGCGCCATAGCTTCGTACATAGTGAAAAGGAAATCGTAG